In Alkalihalobacillus sp. FSL W8-0930, a single window of DNA contains:
- a CDS encoding calcium-translocating P-type ATPase, SERCA-type: MNWYRENEEEVVSKTGSNVEVGITTKEAKKRLNQVGPNKLDEGKKTPAILVFLAQFKDFMVLVLLAATLISGLIGEVIDAITIMCIVLLNGILGYVQERKAEKSLDALKELSAPQMTVKRDGEWIKIPSAEVVPGDVVRIESGDRIGADIRLLHTNELRVDEASLTGESVPVHKKSQSLDSDELEIGDQENMLFMGTMITQGNGQGIVVSTGMKTEMGKIAHLLQTTETLVTPLQLRLEQLGKMLIAVALLLTALVVVIGLLQGHELNTMFLSGVSLAVAAIPEGLPAIVTVALALGVQRMIKRKGIVRKLPAVETLGCASVICSDKTGTLTQNKMTVTKLWSGGRYWDVTGTGYEPSGEFLENGKHVLPEQNRELAQLLSFGLLASHADIVERKEEKRFKKSQTEYILDGDPTEGALVVAAKKAGYSREGLTKQYQVIHEFPFDSTRKMMSVIVRDRSGKRILITKGAPDVISSRTSLILKRDRSERMSAKGKQELEEAVATMAGEALRTIAIAFRVLDPHEMIQTAEQTEKELTFIGIQAMIDPPRPEVKDSIAECREAGIRTVMITGDHKITASAIARQLNILPNGGLVVDGQTLSKMSDEELVEQIDRIFVFARVSPQHKLRIVQALQANGHIVAMTGDGVNDAPAIKAANIGIAMGITGTDVAKEASSLILSDDNFATIKEAIKEGRNIYENIRKFIRYMMASNVGEILVMLFAMILGLPLPLAAIQILWVNLVTDGLPAMALGMDQAEGDVMKRKPRSPNEGVFARGLTWKIISRGFMIGLVTLAAFWLVYQEHDADLTRAQTVAFLTLVMAQLIHVFDCRSEYSVYHRNPFENKYLVVAVLISTLLMLAVIYIPSLQPVFHTVPISLREWLLVLGLAAIPTVVLGGFQLMKRAK; encoded by the coding sequence AGAGGTTGTAAGTAAAACCGGTTCAAATGTAGAGGTTGGGATCACAACCAAAGAAGCAAAAAAACGCTTAAATCAAGTTGGCCCAAACAAGCTAGATGAGGGCAAAAAAACACCAGCGATCCTTGTATTCCTTGCTCAGTTTAAAGACTTTATGGTGTTGGTGTTGCTTGCAGCTACATTAATTTCTGGTTTGATTGGGGAAGTTATTGATGCCATTACGATCATGTGTATCGTTTTGCTTAACGGAATACTTGGCTATGTTCAAGAACGTAAGGCTGAGAAATCTCTAGATGCGCTAAAAGAACTTTCAGCCCCACAAATGACAGTAAAGCGTGATGGCGAGTGGATAAAAATCCCATCTGCTGAAGTGGTTCCAGGTGATGTGGTTCGTATTGAAAGTGGAGACCGAATTGGTGCAGATATTCGCCTTCTTCATACGAATGAGCTTCGAGTGGACGAGGCGTCTCTCACTGGTGAATCCGTACCTGTTCACAAAAAAAGTCAAAGCCTTGATTCAGATGAATTAGAAATTGGGGATCAAGAGAATATGTTGTTTATGGGAACGATGATCACCCAGGGTAATGGACAAGGAATTGTGGTAAGTACAGGCATGAAAACAGAGATGGGGAAAATTGCTCATTTACTTCAAACAACTGAAACACTCGTCACGCCACTTCAACTTCGTTTAGAGCAGCTTGGTAAGATGCTGATTGCTGTGGCCCTACTTTTAACGGCGTTAGTTGTAGTGATTGGACTACTTCAAGGACATGAGTTAAATACGATGTTCTTAAGCGGGGTTTCTCTTGCAGTAGCAGCCATTCCAGAAGGTCTTCCAGCGATCGTTACGGTTGCGCTTGCTCTTGGTGTTCAACGGATGATTAAACGAAAAGGGATCGTGCGTAAGTTACCTGCGGTTGAAACACTAGGATGCGCATCGGTTATTTGCTCGGACAAAACTGGTACATTAACACAAAATAAAATGACGGTAACAAAGCTTTGGAGCGGTGGACGCTACTGGGATGTAACCGGAACAGGGTATGAGCCAAGTGGTGAGTTTTTAGAGAATGGCAAGCATGTGCTCCCTGAGCAAAATCGTGAGCTCGCTCAATTACTTAGCTTTGGCTTACTGGCAAGTCACGCAGACATTGTTGAACGCAAGGAAGAGAAACGCTTTAAAAAATCACAAACGGAATATATTCTTGATGGTGATCCAACCGAAGGAGCGCTTGTAGTAGCAGCTAAAAAAGCTGGTTACAGTCGAGAAGGACTAACGAAACAATATCAGGTGATTCATGAATTTCCGTTCGATTCAACGAGAAAAATGATGAGTGTCATCGTTCGAGATCGCTCAGGGAAACGAATCCTGATTACAAAAGGAGCACCGGACGTGATTTCGTCTCGAACAAGCCTCATTTTAAAAAGAGACCGAAGCGAACGAATGAGTGCAAAAGGCAAACAAGAGCTGGAGGAAGCTGTGGCAACGATGGCTGGGGAGGCACTACGAACGATTGCGATCGCCTTCCGCGTGCTTGATCCACATGAAATGATACAAACAGCTGAGCAAACAGAAAAAGAGTTAACGTTCATTGGAATCCAGGCGATGATTGATCCTCCTCGCCCAGAAGTGAAGGACTCGATTGCTGAATGTCGTGAAGCGGGTATTCGGACGGTCATGATTACAGGGGATCACAAAATTACTGCGTCAGCTATTGCAAGACAGCTTAACATTCTTCCAAACGGAGGACTTGTGGTGGATGGTCAGACTCTTTCTAAAATGTCTGATGAAGAATTAGTTGAGCAAATTGATCGAATCTTTGTGTTTGCGAGAGTATCACCTCAGCATAAGCTACGAATCGTACAAGCGCTTCAGGCGAATGGTCATATTGTTGCCATGACTGGTGACGGAGTTAATGACGCGCCAGCGATTAAAGCAGCCAACATTGGTATTGCGATGGGGATCACCGGAACAGACGTGGCAAAGGAAGCATCTTCGCTTATTTTAAGTGATGATAACTTTGCAACCATTAAAGAAGCGATCAAAGAAGGGCGAAATATATACGAAAATATTCGAAAGTTCATCCGCTACATGATGGCTTCAAATGTTGGAGAAATTCTCGTGATGCTTTTTGCGATGATTCTTGGATTACCTCTTCCACTTGCTGCTATCCAAATTCTTTGGGTGAACCTTGTAACAGACGGACTTCCTGCAATGGCACTTGGAATGGATCAGGCTGAAGGCGATGTAATGAAACGTAAGCCAAGAAGCCCGAATGAAGGTGTATTTGCAAGAGGACTCACATGGAAAATTATTAGTCGAGGATTTATGATTGGTCTAGTTACATTAGCTGCCTTCTGGCTTGTGTACCAAGAGCACGACGCAGACCTAACTCGTGCTCAGACCGTAGCCTTTTTAACACTTGTCATGGCTCAATTAATCCATGTATTTGATTGCCGGAGTGAGTATTCGGTCTATCACCGAAATCCATTTGAAAATAAATACCTAGTTGTAGCGGTACTTATTTCAACCCTACTCATGCTGGCTGTTATCTACATCCCGTCACTACAACCAGTGTTCCACACCGTTCCAATTTCACTCAGAGAGTGGTTACTAGTCCTCGGACTCGCCGCAATCCCAACAGTAGTACTTGGAGGCTTCCAGTTAATGAAACGTGCGAAGTAG